Proteins from a genomic interval of Mesobacillus sp. S13:
- a CDS encoding acyl-CoA dehydrogenase family protein yields MNFDFDEDVLALKRNVRDFIQSEVEPVAMQIEEEDKIPQNIIQLSREMGLFGLSIPEEYGGLGIGMVEKCALYEEIGQTHNGYTTLIGAHTGIGTVGIVELGNQQQKRKYLPAMAAGEKIGAFALTEPDAGSNAVNLKTTAVKKGDKYVLNGLKHYITNAIEASVFTVMAVTDSEKGAKGITSFIVEKDFPGFELGKVEKKMGLKGSHSAELVFEDCEVPVENVLGTEGQGYVNALKILANGRAGLAARNLGSCQKLLDMSVAYAKERIQFGKPIIKHQAVSHMLAEMAVEIEALRSFTYRVAWMVDSGQKVIKEAAMLKLYGSEVYNRVADKAVQIHGGLGYISDYPVERYFRDARIARIYEGTSEIQKNIIAAQLEKEY; encoded by the coding sequence GTGAACTTTGATTTTGACGAAGATGTACTCGCGTTAAAAAGAAATGTCCGTGATTTTATCCAGAGTGAAGTCGAGCCTGTTGCGATGCAAATCGAAGAAGAGGACAAAATTCCGCAAAACATTATACAGCTTTCCAGGGAAATGGGCCTCTTTGGATTAAGCATACCGGAGGAATATGGCGGGCTCGGTATCGGAATGGTGGAGAAATGTGCGCTGTATGAGGAGATCGGCCAGACGCACAATGGCTATACAACATTAATTGGAGCGCATACCGGGATTGGCACAGTCGGGATCGTCGAGCTGGGCAATCAGCAGCAGAAGCGAAAATATTTGCCTGCTATGGCCGCCGGAGAAAAAATCGGTGCCTTTGCTCTCACAGAACCTGATGCCGGTTCGAATGCGGTCAACCTAAAAACGACAGCGGTCAAAAAAGGCGATAAATATGTACTCAACGGTTTGAAGCACTATATTACAAATGCAATTGAGGCGAGTGTTTTTACAGTGATGGCAGTAACTGACTCTGAAAAGGGGGCAAAGGGAATCACTTCGTTTATCGTTGAGAAGGACTTTCCCGGCTTCGAGCTTGGCAAAGTAGAAAAAAAGATGGGCCTGAAGGGGTCCCATTCAGCAGAATTGGTGTTCGAGGATTGTGAGGTTCCAGTTGAAAATGTTCTTGGAACTGAAGGCCAAGGCTATGTAAATGCGTTGAAAATATTGGCCAATGGAAGGGCTGGCCTCGCAGCACGTAATCTGGGGTCATGCCAGAAACTCCTTGACATGTCTGTTGCCTACGCTAAAGAGAGGATCCAGTTCGGAAAACCGATTATCAAGCACCAGGCAGTAAGCCATATGCTAGCAGAAATGGCTGTGGAGATCGAAGCACTCAGGTCTTTTACATACCGAGTTGCCTGGATGGTTGATTCCGGCCAAAAGGTCATCAAGGAAGCTGCCATGCTAAAGCTCTATGGATCGGAGGTTTACAACAGGGTCGCCGATAAAGCAGTGCAGATTCATGGCGGTCTCGGTTATATATCAGATTACCCGGTTGAAAGATATTTCCGTGATGCTCGGATCGCAAGAATTTATGAGGGCACGTCTGAAATACAGAAAAACATAATAGCTGCCCAGCTTGAAAAAGAGTATTAA
- a CDS encoding acyl-CoA dehydrogenase — MNFNHTEKVKEYQARLTEFMDEYIYPNEKVYKDQIDKNDPFSKVPPIMEELKNKAKEKGLWNLFLPESQYGEGLTNLEYAPLCEIMGRSSIAPEVFNCAAPDTGNMEVLVRYGTEEHKEQWLKPLLDGEIRSCFSMTEPDVASSDATNIQASIVRDGDEYVINGTKWWSSGAGDPRCKIAIVMGKNDPDAPKHEQQSMILVPLDTPGVTIKRILPVFGYDHAPHGHAEIEYKNVRVPASNMLWGEGKGFAIAQGRLGPGRIHHCMRTIGAAERALEEMSKRVLQRTAFGKRLADQGVIQEWIAEARIDIEQARLLTLKAAYMMDTVGNKEAKAEIAMIKVVAPNMALKIIDRAIQAFGAAGVSDDFTLAAAWANIRTLRLADGPDEVHKRAIAKYELKKYM, encoded by the coding sequence ATGAATTTTAACCATACGGAGAAGGTAAAGGAATACCAGGCCAGGCTAACTGAATTCATGGATGAATACATTTATCCTAATGAGAAGGTATACAAAGACCAGATAGATAAGAATGACCCTTTTTCAAAAGTTCCTCCAATTATGGAAGAGCTGAAGAATAAAGCGAAAGAGAAAGGACTTTGGAACTTGTTTTTACCTGAGAGCCAATACGGCGAAGGCCTTACCAACCTTGAGTACGCACCGCTTTGTGAAATCATGGGAAGGTCAAGCATCGCTCCAGAGGTGTTCAATTGTGCTGCGCCTGATACGGGAAATATGGAAGTTCTCGTCCGTTACGGAACTGAAGAACATAAGGAACAATGGCTGAAACCGCTCCTTGATGGCGAGATCAGGTCCTGCTTCTCGATGACAGAGCCTGACGTCGCTTCCTCCGACGCAACGAATATCCAGGCAAGCATCGTCCGTGATGGTGATGAGTATGTCATAAACGGAACAAAATGGTGGTCTTCCGGTGCAGGAGATCCTCGCTGCAAGATTGCGATCGTGATGGGTAAAAATGATCCAGATGCCCCGAAGCATGAACAGCAATCTATGATTCTTGTTCCTCTTGATACTCCAGGAGTAACGATTAAAAGAATCCTGCCTGTATTTGGGTACGACCATGCGCCTCATGGACACGCAGAAATAGAATACAAGAATGTGAGAGTGCCAGCCTCCAATATGCTATGGGGAGAAGGAAAAGGCTTTGCCATTGCTCAGGGCCGTCTTGGACCAGGGAGAATCCATCACTGCATGAGAACGATTGGCGCGGCCGAACGTGCATTGGAAGAGATGTCAAAACGGGTTCTTCAAAGGACTGCATTCGGAAAAAGGCTCGCCGACCAGGGTGTCATCCAGGAGTGGATCGCGGAAGCAAGGATTGATATCGAGCAGGCGAGACTCCTGACATTGAAGGCTGCCTACATGATGGATACGGTAGGAAACAAAGAAGCCAAGGCTGAAATCGCGATGATTAAAGTGGTTGCTCCTAATATGGCACTGAAAATCATCGACAGAGCTATCCAGGCATTTGGTGCGGCAGGTGTAAGTGATGACTTCACTCTCGCAGCGGCATGGGCGAATATCAGGACTCTAAGATTGGCGGATGGCCCTGATGAGGTACACAAACGAGCGATTGCAAAATACGAACTGAAAAAATATATGTAA
- a CDS encoding SDR family oxidoreductase yields the protein MHVSELFSLKGKVAIVTGGGRGLGEQIAIGFAEAGANVVVCSRRVEACEEVSEKLKGIGVESIALKCDITNPEDVKSVVEQTVEKFGRIDILVNNSGASWGAPAEEMPLEAWQKVLNVNVTGTFLMSQAAGKVMLEQGSGKIINIASVAGLKGSNPKVMDAIGYNASKGAVITFTKDLAAKWGPRGIYVNAIAPGFFPTKMSKGLLEKGGQAILEGTPLRKFGSDTDLKGVAVFLAAAASDYITGDVVVVDGGTHVL from the coding sequence ATGCATGTATCTGAATTATTTTCACTTAAAGGAAAAGTAGCGATTGTCACTGGCGGAGGAAGAGGCCTTGGGGAACAAATCGCGATTGGTTTCGCAGAAGCAGGTGCCAATGTCGTAGTTTGCTCACGGCGGGTCGAAGCCTGTGAAGAAGTTAGCGAGAAATTGAAGGGAATTGGTGTTGAATCCATAGCTCTTAAATGTGACATCACCAATCCGGAAGATGTGAAGAGCGTAGTAGAACAAACTGTGGAGAAATTCGGCCGGATCGATATCCTTGTCAATAACAGTGGAGCTTCCTGGGGAGCGCCGGCTGAGGAAATGCCGCTTGAAGCATGGCAAAAGGTATTGAATGTCAATGTAACAGGAACTTTCTTAATGTCCCAGGCGGCTGGGAAAGTCATGCTGGAACAAGGGTCCGGCAAGATTATCAACATTGCCTCTGTTGCTGGACTGAAAGGCTCCAATCCAAAGGTAATGGACGCAATTGGCTATAACGCCAGCAAAGGGGCTGTCATTACTTTTACAAAGGACCTGGCAGCAAAATGGGGACCGCGCGGAATCTATGTTAATGCGATTGCACCGGGTTTCTTTCCGACAAAGATGTCAAAGGGACTGCTGGAAAAAGGTGGCCAGGCAATTCTTGAGGGAACTCCATTACGAAAATTCGGCTCTGACACGGACCTTAAGGGCGTAGCAGTATTCCTGGCGGCAGCAGCGTCTGATTACATTACTGGTGATGTAGTCGTTGTGGATGGCGGGACACATGTACTGTAA
- a CDS encoding thiolase family protein translates to MNRDAVIVSAVRTAIGRQGGALATVPAHVFGAEVIKEAIRRANVQPEMIEDVIMGNVISGGGNIARLTVLQTGLSLELPGLTIDRQCGSGINAVNLAAQAIMSGAGDIYVTGGIESMSRAPYLMDKPERPYSPVPPNFRKSQLSPKEIGDPPMGITAENLVTKYAISREEQDEFALSSQQKMAAAMGEGRFDEQIIPISIPVRKGPPVIFYKDEYPRPQTTLDALAQLKPAFLPNGTVTAGSSSGLNDAAAALLVMSREKAQELGVRPMAVIREQAVAGVDPNLMGIGPVPAVRKVLEKSGLTLDDMDIIEINEAFAAQVIACDRELKMDMEKVNVNGGAIAHGHPLGATGAILVTKAVYELERRGGRYALITACIGGGQGIATIIERE, encoded by the coding sequence ATGAATAGAGATGCAGTGATTGTATCTGCAGTCAGGACGGCGATTGGCAGGCAGGGAGGAGCACTTGCTACGGTACCTGCCCATGTGTTTGGTGCAGAGGTGATCAAAGAGGCAATCAGGAGGGCAAACGTACAGCCTGAAATGATTGAGGATGTCATCATGGGGAATGTCATCAGCGGAGGTGGGAACATTGCCCGACTTACAGTGCTGCAAACAGGACTTTCCCTTGAATTGCCTGGCCTGACGATCGACCGCCAGTGCGGGTCAGGTATTAATGCAGTCAATCTTGCCGCCCAGGCAATTATGTCGGGAGCGGGCGATATCTATGTTACTGGCGGCATCGAAAGCATGAGCAGGGCTCCTTATTTAATGGATAAACCAGAAAGACCCTATAGCCCTGTGCCACCAAATTTCAGGAAGTCCCAGCTGTCACCTAAAGAAATCGGAGATCCGCCAATGGGAATCACAGCAGAGAATCTCGTAACAAAATATGCAATTAGCAGGGAAGAGCAGGATGAATTCGCACTCTCCAGCCAGCAAAAAATGGCGGCAGCGATGGGTGAAGGCCGGTTTGATGAACAGATTATCCCAATCTCGATACCTGTCCGAAAGGGTCCACCGGTCATTTTTTACAAGGATGAGTATCCACGGCCGCAAACGACTTTGGATGCCCTGGCTCAACTTAAGCCAGCGTTTTTACCGAATGGGACTGTCACAGCCGGAAGCAGTTCCGGTCTGAATGATGCCGCGGCAGCATTACTTGTTATGTCAAGGGAGAAAGCACAAGAATTGGGTGTGAGACCAATGGCCGTCATAAGGGAGCAGGCAGTAGCCGGGGTAGATCCGAATCTAATGGGCATTGGACCAGTTCCTGCAGTCAGGAAAGTGCTGGAGAAGTCTGGATTGACGCTCGATGACATGGACATCATCGAGATAAACGAGGCATTCGCTGCCCAGGTCATTGCATGTGACAGGGAGCTAAAGATGGATATGGAAAAGGTCAATGTGAATGGTGGAGCAATTGCCCATGGGCATCCTCTTGGAGCCACAGGAGCAATCCTTGTGACGAAAGCTGTTTACGAGCTCGAAAGAAGAGGCGGACGGTATGCGCTTATCACTGCCTGTATTGGCGGAGGACAGGGTATCGCCACGATCATTGAACGAGAATAG
- a CDS encoding phosphotransferase family protein: protein MASDTIPIRQGEELDTSVIENYLREQLPNLPGDNLTIEQFSFGKSNLTYQLKIGEWEAVLRRPPLGPVAPKAHDMEREYKILKEISPHFSAAPEPYLFADERVIGSPFFVMERKRGIVLDTDFPEGVMPTDKICRSLSETMVNHLVQLHSIDYQKTKLTEMTKPEGFMERQVIGWIRRYERAETDIVKGVEQLKQWMLKNVSESETPAIIHYDYKLNNAMFNEELTEMVGLFDWEMTTVGDPLADLGVAMSYWIEPDDSDLLKKGMGKPPVTVTPGFMTRDEFLEDYARKSGRDLANMNFYQTFAYFKLAVICQQIYYRWKKGQTRDPRFAHLDAFVSSLIQYSLYTAEKK, encoded by the coding sequence ATGGCTTCTGATACGATTCCAATCAGACAAGGAGAAGAACTTGATACCAGCGTGATCGAAAACTACTTAAGGGAGCAATTGCCGAATCTTCCTGGAGATAACCTGACGATTGAGCAATTCAGCTTTGGAAAATCCAATTTAACCTATCAGCTGAAGATTGGGGAATGGGAGGCGGTCCTACGGCGTCCCCCACTTGGTCCTGTGGCACCAAAAGCCCATGATATGGAAAGAGAATATAAAATCCTAAAAGAAATCAGCCCTCATTTTTCAGCAGCTCCGGAGCCCTATTTGTTCGCTGATGAAAGAGTGATCGGCAGTCCATTTTTTGTGATGGAAAGAAAGCGCGGCATTGTCCTTGACACCGATTTTCCCGAAGGCGTCATGCCAACTGATAAAATATGCAGATCATTGTCTGAAACGATGGTCAACCATCTTGTCCAGCTGCACAGTATCGATTACCAGAAGACAAAACTTACGGAAATGACAAAACCAGAAGGCTTCATGGAAAGGCAGGTCATTGGCTGGATCCGCCGCTATGAGCGGGCGGAAACGGATATTGTTAAAGGAGTGGAGCAGCTGAAGCAATGGATGCTGAAAAACGTATCTGAATCTGAAACTCCAGCTATTATCCATTACGATTACAAATTGAATAATGCTATGTTCAATGAGGAATTGACTGAAATGGTAGGACTGTTCGACTGGGAGATGACTACAGTGGGTGATCCGCTTGCCGATTTAGGTGTCGCGATGAGCTACTGGATTGAACCCGACGACTCTGATCTTTTGAAAAAAGGGATGGGAAAGCCGCCCGTTACGGTGACCCCCGGCTTTATGACACGTGATGAATTTTTGGAGGACTATGCCAGGAAAAGCGGCAGGGACCTGGCCAACATGAACTTTTATCAAACATTCGCTTATTTCAAACTTGCTGTCATTTGCCAGCAAATCTATTACAGATGGAAAAAGGGACAAACGAGGGACCCACGGTTTGCACACCTTGATGCATTTGTCAGCAGCCTGATACAATATTCTCTTTACACAGCAGAAAAAAAATAA
- a CDS encoding 2-phosphosulfolactate phosphatase codes for MMKVHLLLKKEDIDKQKMADNKIAVVFDVLLATSTIASALEFGAREVIPVLDGKEAEQEAEGKEKDSFVLVGEYQGTTIDGFLSPNPLELKEKIAGKSVILSTTNGTVALKNSAHAKAVYAASLLNCEAVAKHILKEYQGETIVVVCSGSSNEFNIEDFQGAGCFIDCLIKQFREEFFLTDSAYAAYSFYHGHNQNSVDILKASRVGRMLSKHGFEKEIEFVSQQNIFNKVPMLLDKNRIIAV; via the coding sequence ATGATGAAAGTTCACCTTTTGCTAAAAAAAGAAGACATCGATAAACAGAAAATGGCTGATAATAAAATCGCTGTTGTTTTCGATGTTCTGCTTGCGACTTCCACTATCGCGTCTGCTCTTGAGTTTGGAGCCAGGGAAGTCATCCCCGTGCTCGATGGAAAGGAAGCTGAACAGGAAGCTGAAGGCAAGGAAAAGGATAGTTTCGTTCTTGTCGGAGAGTATCAAGGGACAACAATTGACGGGTTCCTTTCGCCAAACCCTCTGGAATTAAAGGAAAAGATTGCAGGGAAGTCTGTCATTCTCTCCACTACAAATGGAACGGTTGCTCTCAAAAACTCTGCTCATGCGAAGGCGGTTTATGCGGCATCCCTGTTGAATTGCGAGGCAGTTGCGAAACATATTTTAAAAGAATACCAGGGCGAGACGATTGTGGTTGTCTGCTCAGGGTCCTCCAATGAATTCAATATCGAAGATTTCCAGGGAGCGGGCTGCTTTATTGACTGCCTAATTAAGCAATTCCGCGAAGAGTTTTTTCTAACTGATTCTGCCTATGCTGCGTATAGTTTCTACCATGGGCACAATCAAAATAGTGTTGATATCTTAAAAGCTTCTCGAGTCGGACGGATGCTGAGCAAACATGGATTTGAAAAGGAAATTGAATTCGTTTCTCAGCAAAATATATTTAATAAGGTCCCTATGCTTTTAGATAAAAACCGGATCATTGCTGTCTGA
- a CDS encoding alpha/beta hydrolase: MALKPEVKALLEAFANNPVPPLEQLPLAEARKGFEQSAKLMSRAEKLAKTEDRKIKGFNGEIDIRVYTPKGPGESQFPAIVYYHGGGWVIGNIETHDALCHTLANEAECKVVSVNYSLAPESKFPVAVEDSYLAAKWVFENADELNIDKNFIAVAGDSAGGNLAAAVSYLAVERQTPSIAYQMLFYPSTGFEYTPSYEKYGEGYHLTKSTMNWFREQYLNTPADTLNPLAAPMLIPDDITAKLPPALIMTAELDPLCDGGEHFANKLKNAGVETEYVCVPGMLHGFLGMTEYLPDGKKAIKDAAAAFKKQSSLKPVE, from the coding sequence ATGGCATTAAAACCAGAAGTAAAGGCTTTGCTCGAAGCGTTTGCCAATAATCCTGTTCCGCCGCTGGAACAGCTTCCATTGGCAGAAGCCAGGAAGGGATTTGAACAGTCTGCAAAACTAATGAGCAGAGCAGAAAAGCTGGCCAAAACGGAAGATCGGAAAATAAAAGGGTTTAATGGAGAAATAGATATCAGGGTCTATACACCAAAAGGACCTGGTGAATCTCAGTTTCCGGCCATTGTCTACTACCATGGAGGCGGGTGGGTAATCGGAAACATTGAAACACATGATGCCCTCTGCCACACATTAGCCAATGAAGCTGAATGTAAAGTAGTTTCAGTGAATTACAGTCTCGCTCCAGAAAGCAAGTTCCCGGTTGCAGTAGAAGATTCATATCTAGCTGCTAAATGGGTGTTTGAAAACGCTGACGAGCTGAATATTGATAAAAACTTTATAGCAGTCGCAGGCGATAGTGCAGGAGGGAATCTTGCAGCTGCTGTCAGCTATCTTGCAGTCGAAAGGCAGACACCGTCGATTGCTTACCAAATGCTGTTTTACCCTTCTACAGGATTTGAGTATACTCCATCTTACGAAAAATACGGCGAAGGCTACCATTTAACGAAGTCCACAATGAACTGGTTCCGTGAACAATACCTGAACACACCAGCTGATACCCTAAACCCCCTGGCGGCACCTATGCTGATTCCCGATGATATCACTGCCAAGCTTCCGCCAGCTCTGATTATGACGGCAGAGCTTGACCCATTATGTGATGGAGGCGAGCATTTTGCCAACAAACTGAAAAATGCCGGAGTGGAGACGGAATATGTTTGTGTCCCGGGTATGCTCCATGGTTTCCTAGGCATGACCGAATATTTGCCAGACGGGAAGAAGGCAATCAAGGACGCTGCAGCGGCTTTTAAAAAACAAAGTTCTCTTAAACCAGTTGAGTAG
- a CDS encoding long-chain fatty acid--CoA ligase, with product MPNLHLEHWPKISKSLKLPETSLYENLKVSADRYPDQSAIYYYGNTISYKELDKEVNALAGFLQQKLGVAKGERVLLFMQNSPQFVIGFYAISRADAVVVPINPMLTAEELSFYIKDCEINTALVGQELYGKVEPLIETTPLKNVVVAAYSDYIGNRFNGTVPPEAEAKRKIYEQPGHFLWKETIAAKHEPRKHTTSAGDLVVLPYTSGTTGLPKGCMHTNRTVQANTIGAYHWSSSTTSAVHLTTLPLFHVTGMVHSMHMPIYSGSTMVLMTRWNREAAVELIQSQGCTHWVAIATMIVDFLANPKLKKEDIATLTSISGGGAALPEAVGEKLYKLSGLRFVEGYGLSETIAQTHFNPPDRPKMQCLGIPSFDVDARIIEPSTGKELGAGEIGEIIVNGPQVMVGYYNREDENRNSFIDIDGKKFFRTGDIGRFDEEGYYFMVDRVKRMINASGYKVWPTEVESYLYKHRAIQQAVVVGIPDPKRGESVKAFVILNEGYEGEISEEEIIEWSKQHMAAYKYPREIEFRTQFPMTSSGKILWRKLQEEEREKAEKQVR from the coding sequence ATGCCTAATCTTCATTTAGAACATTGGCCTAAAATATCTAAGTCACTAAAATTGCCTGAAACCTCACTCTATGAAAATTTGAAAGTCAGTGCTGACCGATATCCAGACCAGAGCGCGATTTACTATTATGGAAATACAATTTCCTATAAGGAGCTTGATAAAGAGGTCAACGCGCTTGCAGGATTCCTCCAGCAGAAGCTGGGTGTTGCTAAAGGGGAAAGAGTTCTGTTGTTCATGCAAAATTCACCACAGTTTGTGATTGGATTCTATGCCATTTCAAGAGCAGACGCAGTTGTGGTCCCGATCAACCCGATGCTGACCGCAGAAGAACTAAGCTTTTATATCAAGGATTGTGAAATTAATACTGCGCTGGTTGGCCAGGAGCTTTATGGCAAGGTTGAGCCGCTTATAGAAACAACTCCATTAAAAAATGTGGTAGTTGCCGCTTATTCAGATTATATAGGGAATCGTTTTAACGGAACAGTACCTCCGGAGGCAGAGGCAAAAAGAAAGATTTACGAACAGCCGGGACATTTCCTCTGGAAGGAAACCATTGCGGCAAAGCATGAACCCAGAAAGCATACGACCAGCGCAGGTGACCTTGTTGTGCTGCCCTATACTTCTGGAACAACGGGACTGCCAAAAGGCTGCATGCATACGAACCGAACTGTCCAGGCGAATACAATCGGCGCCTACCACTGGTCGAGTTCTACCACCAGTGCGGTTCATTTAACGACGCTGCCATTGTTCCATGTGACCGGAATGGTCCACAGCATGCATATGCCGATTTATTCAGGCAGCACAATGGTGCTCATGACAAGATGGAACCGCGAGGCAGCCGTTGAATTGATTCAATCGCAAGGGTGCACGCACTGGGTGGCGATTGCAACAATGATCGTTGACTTCCTTGCAAACCCCAAACTGAAAAAAGAGGATATCGCAACGTTAACCTCGATTTCAGGCGGCGGCGCAGCGCTCCCTGAGGCAGTTGGAGAAAAACTGTACAAACTTTCTGGCCTGAGGTTTGTGGAAGGCTACGGACTTTCAGAAACAATTGCCCAGACCCACTTCAACCCGCCTGATAGGCCAAAAATGCAATGCCTTGGAATCCCGTCTTTTGATGTTGATGCAAGAATCATTGAACCTTCAACCGGAAAAGAACTGGGTGCAGGAGAAATTGGCGAAATCATAGTGAATGGTCCGCAGGTAATGGTTGGTTATTACAACAGGGAAGATGAAAACAGGAATTCATTCATTGACATAGACGGCAAAAAGTTTTTCAGGACAGGTGACATAGGCCGTTTCGATGAAGAGGGATACTACTTCATGGTCGACCGCGTCAAAAGGATGATCAATGCTTCCGGTTACAAGGTATGGCCAACGGAAGTGGAATCGTATCTCTACAAACATCGGGCAATACAGCAGGCGGTGGTCGTTGGTATTCCAGATCCAAAAAGAGGGGAATCCGTGAAGGCCTTCGTGATTCTGAATGAGGGGTATGAGGGGGAAATAAGCGAAGAAGAAATAATAGAATGGTCCAAACAGCATATGGCGGCCTACAAATATCCAAGGGAGATTGAGTTCAGGACACAGTTTCCTATGACAAGCAGCGGAAAGATATTATGGCGGAAACTACAGGAGGAAGAACGGGAAAAGGCTGAAAAACAGGTGAGGTAA
- a CDS encoding branched-chain amino acid ABC transporter permease: MEILVQQLFNGLTIGSVYALVALGLTLVYGILHIPNFAHGALYMMGGYITLMMMVQYGLHYWLAILVSVIVVGLIGVLMERLVFYPLRHAPPIHDKIAAIGILLFLEAFAQYVWGADYQTMPTPYGQVIQLFGLTFTMQRLLIIIAAIAVMVLLYLFLKKTYTGASIIAMSQDRDGANLVGINTNRVAMLTFLISGGLAAIASSLAAPINLVFPGMGQLVILKAFVIIILGGMGSIPGAIIGGYILGFSESLGATYISNDYKDIIAFILLVIILSVKPTGLFAKGGH; encoded by the coding sequence ATGGAGATTTTGGTTCAGCAGTTGTTCAATGGGCTTACCATAGGAAGTGTTTATGCACTTGTTGCCCTTGGACTTACTCTAGTTTACGGTATCCTTCATATCCCAAATTTCGCTCACGGTGCTTTGTATATGATGGGTGGTTACATCACCTTGATGATGATGGTGCAGTACGGCCTTCATTATTGGCTGGCTATCCTGGTTTCTGTCATTGTTGTTGGTCTTATTGGCGTGCTGATGGAACGATTGGTCTTTTACCCATTGCGGCATGCACCGCCAATACACGACAAAATTGCGGCAATTGGAATTCTATTGTTTCTGGAAGCCTTTGCCCAGTATGTCTGGGGAGCCGATTATCAAACAATGCCGACACCATATGGCCAGGTCATTCAATTATTCGGTTTGACCTTTACTATGCAAAGATTACTGATCATCATTGCAGCGATTGCCGTGATGGTTCTGCTTTACCTTTTCCTGAAAAAGACATATACAGGAGCATCGATCATCGCCATGTCACAGGACCGGGACGGCGCTAACCTTGTCGGAATAAATACCAACCGGGTCGCGATGCTGACGTTCCTGATTTCCGGAGGGCTTGCTGCGATTGCTAGCTCTCTGGCTGCACCTATCAATCTGGTTTTTCCAGGCATGGGACAGCTGGTGATTTTAAAAGCATTTGTCATCATCATTCTCGGCGGCATGGGCAGCATTCCAGGAGCCATCATCGGCGGATATATTTTAGGGTTCAGCGAAAGCCTTGGTGCCACGTATATTTCTAACGATTATAAAGATATTATCGCGTTCATCCTGCTGGTGATCATTCTATCAGTAAAACCAACAGGTCTCTTTGCAAAGGGGGGACACTAG
- a CDS encoding branched-chain amino acid ABC transporter permease yields MAKIINKRTIILALVIFAIVFPLVTQNDYFIHVMTLSFIWMIGVYGLNLLAGYTGYLSLAHAGFFAVGAYSLGLLTVKAQMNFWLAFALALIITSVLGLLIGLIALRTKEHFFAIYTLCVGYILYLVIDKWDSLTEGVRGLIGIPAPANIGPISFETPLSQYYLVLVILLAVIMIVYRIVNSLTGRTYIAIRNSEDLAQTIGISTMKNKLEVFVLSTFFAGLSGALYASFIRFIGPDIGNIVITFDLLTYLLIGGIGTLSGPIVGTVLVVWISQQLQFLQDYRMLIFGPILTLLVIFYPRGIAGSIAEWKGKRAEKKLAKDQQDKRFSQSPIAADNQVKEG; encoded by the coding sequence GTGGCAAAAATCATCAATAAACGGACTATCATTCTGGCACTCGTGATATTTGCCATCGTCTTTCCATTGGTGACTCAAAATGACTATTTCATCCATGTAATGACTCTCTCTTTCATCTGGATGATTGGAGTTTATGGTCTTAACCTATTGGCCGGATATACTGGATATCTATCATTGGCACATGCTGGATTCTTTGCGGTTGGTGCGTATTCCTTAGGTCTTTTAACAGTAAAAGCACAAATGAACTTCTGGCTGGCTTTTGCGCTCGCCTTGATTATCACAAGCGTACTTGGATTATTGATTGGCCTGATTGCGCTCAGGACAAAAGAACACTTCTTTGCCATTTATACTCTATGTGTAGGGTATATCCTTTATCTCGTCATCGATAAGTGGGACAGCTTAACAGAGGGCGTCCGGGGACTTATTGGAATTCCGGCACCTGCCAATATCGGACCGATTTCCTTTGAAACACCTTTATCACAATATTACTTGGTCCTCGTTATCCTGCTCGCTGTGATCATGATTGTCTACCGGATCGTGAATTCTTTGACAGGAAGGACTTATATCGCCATTCGCAATAGTGAGGACCTGGCACAGACAATCGGTATTTCTACGATGAAAAATAAACTCGAAGTCTTCGTACTTTCAACTTTCTTTGCCGGATTGTCAGGAGCTCTCTACGCCTCTTTCATCCGCTTCATAGGGCCTGATATAGGGAACATTGTCATCACGTTTGATTTGCTGACTTACCTGCTGATTGGGGGGATCGGTACACTTTCTGGTCCAATCGTGGGGACTGTTTTGGTCGTATGGATTTCACAGCAGCTGCAATTTCTCCAGGATTACCGCATGCTTATTTTCGGACCGATCCTTACCCTGCTAGTGATCTTTTACCCACGGGGCATCGCAGGTTCGATTGCTGAGTGGAAAGGAAAACGAGCAGAGAAAAAGCTTGCCAAAGACCAGCAGGATAAACGCTTCTCACAAAGTCCAATCGCAGCAGACAATCAGGTAAAGGAGGGATAA